TATTTCAACGAAGTTCAGGTGATGTGTCAGGTCATCTCCGCCGATCGTGAAAACGATCCGGATATCCTGTCCATGATCGGTGCTTCGGCCGCGCTTTACGCTTCACCGATCCCGTTCCAGAAGCCGACCGGTGCTGTGCGCGTCGGTCGGGTGAACGGCGAATTCGTGGTGATGCCGAGCCATCACCAGATGGAAGAAAGCGATCTCGATCTGATCGTCTCCGGCACCAAGGAAGCCGTGGCGATGATCGAAGGTTTCTCCCGGGAACTCTCGGAAGAAGTCATGGGCGATGCCGTGATGTTCGGTCACAAGTACATCGTTCAAATCTGCGAATTGATCGAAGAACTCCGCGAAAAAGCCGGGATGGGCACCAAACCGGCCGTCGCGGCTTCTCCGGCCAATCCGCTCATCAAAGAGATGTACGACAAGTTCGCCAAGGAACTGCGGGCTCGCAAACTGACGGTGGCCAAACTGGAACGCTACGAAAAAGTGGCGGCCCTCAAAGACGAGATGAAAAAGCATTATTTCCCGGAAGGAGCCACGACTCCTCCCGAATATTCGCCCGGCCAGTTCGCGCAGGCCTGGGCCCTCCTGGAAGAGAAAGTCTTCCGCGATATCGTGCTCGACGGCGGTCGTATTGATGGCCGGGGTTTCAAGCAGATTCGGGCGCTGCATTGCGAAGTCAGCCTGCTGCCGCGCACGCACGGCTCGGCCTTGTTTACTCGCGGAGAAACGCAAGCTCTCGTGACCGCAACCCTCGGCACCGCCGCGGATGAGCAGCGGATTGAAGGGCTGGAAGGCGAGTATGTCAAGAAGTTCATGCTCGACTACAACTTCCCGCCGTTCTCGGTCGGAGAATGCAAGCCGTTACGCGGCCCCGGTCGACGGGAAATCGGCCACGGGATGCTGGCCGAGCGTTCGCTGAAGGCCGTGATGCCGCTGCCAGGCAAGTTCCCTTATACCGTTCGACTGGTATCCGATATTCTCGAATCGAACGGCTCTTCCAGCATGGCTTCGGTCTGCGGTGGAACGCTCGCGCTGATGGATGCTGGAGTGCCGATTCAAAATCCGGTGGCAGGCATTTCCATCGGGCTAGTGAAGGAAGCCGATAAGTTCATCCTCTTTACCGATATCCAGGGCGATGAAGACCACTATGGCGATATGGACTTCAAGGTCGCCGGGACGCAGCGTGGCATCACCGGGATTCAGCTCGATTTGAAGCTGGAAGGCATTGGTGAAGAAATCATTCGGGCGGCCCTGACTCAAGCGAAGGATGCCCGCATTGAAATTCTGCGAACGATGCTGGTAGCACTTCGCAAACCACGCGGTGAGATCAGCGCTTACGCGCCCCGATTGCTTCAGATCAAAATCAATCCCGAAAAGATTGGTTTGCTGATCGGGCCAGGCGGCAAAAATATCAAGGGCATTCAGGAAGCGACCGGTGCCAAGATCGATATCGACGACGATGGAACCGTCAGCATCGCTCACAGCGATGCGGCTGGAGCCCAGGCGGCCAAGGCTCGCGTCGAAGCCCTCACGGGTGAAGTTGAGATCGGTAAGGTTTACGAAGGTAAAGTCATCAGCGTGAAAGATTTCGGCGCTTTCGTCGAAATCATGCCGGGCCGGGATGGTCTGGTGCATATCAGCGAACTCGATCACGCTTATGTGGGACGGGTGGACGATGTGTTGCGCGTGGGCGATCCGGTCAAGGTGATCTGTATCGACATCGACAATCAGGATCGCGTGAAGCTCTCCCGTAAGGCTTTGCTGCCGGCCCCGCCTCCGGGGGAAGGGGGCGAGGCTCCTCCTCCCGAAGGTGGCCGTCCACCTCGGGAAGATCGCGGCGAACGCAATGATCGAGGCGGCGGTGGCGGCGGCCGTGGCGGGGATCGAGGAGATCGCGGAGGCCGAGGCGGCGACCGCAGAAGATAAGGCAATATTTAATAATATCGCGGAGCAGTTTCGCTGCTCCGCCCATTTTTTACTGACATATCTCTGAATAAATAATAGATTTTTAATACTTAACAGTTTATTAACCGTTTCTTCACTTCATTGCCTCGTTCATAATATAAATCATTTTTTAGGTAGATGGTAATTTTCTCATTTATTCGGAGTTCCAAATGGTTCAGTTTTTCGCGAGTCGAAAAACCCGGCGTGGTTTTACATTGATCGAATTGCTGGTGGTGATCGCCATCATTGCCATTCTCATCGGCTTGCTGTTGCCAGCCGTTCAGAAAGTTCGAGAAGCTGCTGCTCGGATGAAGTGCACGAACAATTTGAAGCAACTCGGCCTGGCGATGCATAACTACGAGAGCGCCAATATGTACTTCCCGACGTCTGGCGAAGGGAACGACAGTTCGAATCAGTCGACGGTCATGGACACGCATTCGTTCTTTACTCAGATACTGCCTTATGTCGAACAAGGGAACGTTTTCTCGAAGTTCGATTTGAACTACGCTTACAACGCTCCCATCACCGACGCCGTGCAAAACGCGGCGGCCGCCAAGTCGAAGATTCCGATATTTCTTTGCCCCTCCAATGGATATTCCCAGGATGATCCAAAGGGTTACGGTCAAACCGATTATATGCCGATTTCCTATACCGATATCGATCCCACGACGGGGGCCCGGGACCTGAATTCTCCCAAGCGGTATCGCTCTCCCGGGTTGCTCGCGGTACACAACAACATTTCCCTGACCGCCGGAGCGGGCAATTACGATTCAGCCGGTAAATATGTTCCGGCGAACATCACCAAGCGGACGCCTCGAAACATCGCTGGTGTTACGGATGGTTTGAGCAACACCATGGCTCTGATTGAGGACGCGGGCAAAAATCACGAATCGTTGTCGCCGTTCATGCTCGCTAACTATTTCGACGACTGCGCGGCCTGCGTGGATCGTTCGCCGACCAACCGAAGGAACAACTACCGCTGGGCCGAACCCGATAACGGAAATGGCGTTTCTGGTCCTCACCAAAGTACAACCAGCACCCAGGCTAAAATCAATAACAATGCCTCGCCGATCGGCGGACCCACGACCTGTCCCTGGGCGAAAAATAACTGCGGCCCGAACGATGAACCCTTTAGCTTCCACACGGGTGGAGTAAACGCGGTGTTCGGAGATGGCCACGTTCAATTTATTCGAGACTCGATTTCGCCGCAGACGCTTCGAGCGCTTTGTACCCCAGATCAGGGGGAAATCGTTTCGCTCGATTAATCCGAAAATTCACTTGGACTTCCCGATGCTCTCAGGTCGGGAAGTCCAATTCCAGCTACAGGGAGATGACGATGTACTTGAAGAACTGCTTGATGTTTTGTTTTGCGGCAAGCTTGATGGGCTGTCAGAGCGGCGCGGTCGAAAGTCCCTTGGGAAAAAGAGTGGAACTCAAAGGTAAAGTGGCGCTGGCGTCCGCTTCCCTCAAGGGAGCTTTGATCTCCATTTTCCCCGTCGATCCGAACAGGGGAGATGAGCAGACGGCACAAATCGACGCGCAGAACCAGTTTGTTTTAGCGGCGTTTCCAGGAAAGTATCTCATTGCAATTGAACCCGGGAATACAAAGGGAAATACGGTGCCCATGAATTATCGAAAAGCCGAAACTTCGAAGCTGGAGGTGGAAGTTCCAGCAGTAGGTAAGAGCGACTTAATTATTGAATTGAAGAACTAAGTGGCTAGTCGAAGTACAATTGAATTTGTTAAAAAAAAATCATGTTTCTTTCATTCTCATGAGGTTTGCTCGAATCTTTGCGAGCACCTTGTGAGTGAAATCCGCCAATTTTTGGTCTTCATAGATTTTTAACACACGTCTGGCAATACGCCCACATAGAATCCCTACTCTGCCCTGTATCTTTTACATTTCCTTGGAGTGGATGATGTTGCAAAAGTTGTCAGTGCGACGAAATCGACGTGGGTTCACGTTGATCGAGTTGCTGGTCGTGATTGCGATCATTGCAATCTTGATTGGTTTGCTCTTGCCAGCCGTTCAAAAAGTTCGTGAAGCGGCCGCACGTATGAAGTGCAGCAACAATCTCAAGCAGTTGGGCTTGGCCGTTGCGAATTACGAAAGTGCTTACAGCTTGCTTCCTCCAGCCGGTGAAGGAACCGTGGGTAGCCCTGGCTCTTTCGGCACGGGTTTTTCTAATCTGCAAGGTTACACCGGTGCTCCGTTCACCAACGGCGTCAGCCCCGGCAGCGGTTACTACTTCCACTCTTTGTTCACTTACTTGCTGCCCTACATTGAACAAGGCAACATTTACAACCAGATTGATCCCTATTCGTATTACAACTCGCAATCGCCGACGTACGCCAATCACGCAACGGCTTTCCAGAACGTGGTTCCGATTTTCATCTGTCCTTCCTATCCGTTCGAAAATAAAGACTCGCTCGGATATGGCTATGTCAACTACGGTGCGACCGTTTACACCGACATCGTGATCACCGCTGGCCAGGGTGGTTCGTCTGCTGCGGTTGGAAATCGTGATAAGCTCTACGCTCGTCAGCGAGGCGCTCTCGATAATCAACCTGCCGCAATCACGGCTATCACCGACGGTACCTCCAGTACGATTCTGATTGCTGAAGATGCTGCTCGCCGTGAAAACTACATCACCAATCCCTCTTACATGGATCCGGCTGTCACCGCGGGTGTTGCAATCGACAACACCAGTTTCACCACTCGCCGATTCTGGCGCTGGGGAGAGCAGGATAACGGATTCGGCGTTTCGGGTGACCCGACGCAGAATACCAACCCCTCTTATGCGAACAGCTTCAAGATCATCAATAACAACAACCAGAGTCCCGCGACCGATGGTCCTTCCACCTGCAACTGGAAGCTGACCAACAACTGCGGGCCAAACGATGAAATCTTCGCGTTCCACACCGGTGGTGCAAACGTGGTCTTCGTCGATGGCCACGTCCAGTTCCTCAGAGACTCCACGGCACCCACCATTATTGCTTCTATCGTTTCCCGCTCCGGCGGCGAAATTCCGGGCGATTATTAATAGACTTGGGTGAGGGCTCTGCATGGGAGAGCCCCCACCAATTTTTTATAAAGAATGGTTTCTGATAATGAAAATCGTTGCGTTTACTATCCTGAGTTTTGCGACTGTTCTATTAGCGGGATGCGGTGGCGCACCTCCCGGGGCCGCAGTAGGAACTCCTTCACCGACGAAAGGTAAAGTTACCTTTGCGGATGGATCGGTCTTAAAAGGTGGCATTGTAGATTTCCATCCCGTTACTTTTGAAGACGGTGGAAAGCTCCGCTATCAAGGTAGTGGTCTGGTGAATGATAAGGGAGAGTACGTCGCTGGATTTAATGGCGATGGTAAAGGCTTAGTACCTGGCGAGTACATAGTGACGGTCAGCAAGAGAGATATCGAAATCCGGGGAAGCAACACCTCGCGAATCCCCAAAGCTTATCTGGAGAAGTCGACTTCTCCGTTGAAGGTTACTATTCAGAGTAGCGATAACACTTACGATATAGTTCTGAAATAGACACTATCGTCTGAATCAAAACTGAGCCGGCGATACTTCAATTTTCGGCGGCTCATTTCCAGAGCACTTCTCGCATCAACCAAATCCCTTCCCTTGACAGAGCCTCCTCCAAGATTTTCCGAATGTCAGCTTCAATAGCCTTTTGAAATGGCTATCCGGTGAAGGACGTTCAAATTTAATCCATTCCTCCTTAGACAATACCCAGTTTCGCTAGTCCCCGCAGAGCTAATTTCTGGCCTTTTTTAGCTACCTTATTTTCTTTCGCCCGTTTACGCAAATACCGCATTTACCGTTAAACTCAGAAAGCTACGAAGTTTTGAAAAATCAGGGAAATTCGGAGTTGGGTAGCTAAGGGTATTTAGTGAAAGACCCGAAAAGAGAAGTGATTTCGGAAAACTCGGCGAGAACGACAGGCACTTAAGAAGTCGCATCCGTGTCCGCGATTGATTTAGGGGTACTGGCTTGCTCGTCGCTGTGGCTCGGGCAGGCGAACGCGATTGGCGCGTTCCCGCCGACTAACGGTCCCGCGCCGCCGATCCCCTTTTGGAGGTTTGTCTAGTGAATGCAGTAGTGTTCATGTTGACGTCGGCATTCTGTGCTGCTGATGCTCCGCCGGCCCCTGCGCCGACGATGGCTGCACCCGCACCCGCGCCGGCCCCTGTTTCTGCTCCCGCGGTCATCTCGACCGGTTCCGCTTGCGGCGGTGGCTGCGGTACGGTTGCCGCATGCGATCCCTGCGGTAAGCCTTCCTTCCTGGACAAGATTAAAGCTCGTTTCAGCTCGATCTCGTTCGGACATAGCAGCTGCGGCTGTGAAAAGCCCGCTCCTGCTCCCACCTGCGGCTGCAGCAAGCCCACTCCTGTTGTGGCTCTGAAGCCTCTGCCGACTTTCCATTGCAAGCCTGCTCCGACGACAGCTTGCGGTTGCGAAGCTGCTCCTAAGGTCAGCATCTTCGACAAGATCAAAGGTCGACTGAGCTGCCACAAGGTTTCCAGCTGCGAAACGTGCGGTACTTCGGTTCCCGCTTCTCCCTGTGCCGGCGCTGTGACGACGATTCCTTCGTCCACGACTCCGGTTGCACCTGCTCCGGCTCCCGCTCCGACGGCTCCTGCCGCTCCGAAGGAAATGCCCAAGGACGCCCCCAAGGCACCGGCAGCTCCCAAGGTTGGCCTGAGCAACGTTGGTGGCCCAACGATTACCCCGGTTTCGGGCAGCAAGTCGGACAGCCCTTTCTAAGTTAAAATTAGAAGACGGATCTTCGATAACCCACGAGTAAGCTCGTGGGTTTTTTCGTTGGCGTCGACGACCGCCCTTTCATTGAGAAATTCCAGGTCGGGATAAGTGTCGCCCGTCTAAAATAAGAGTGCTGATAACTCGCCTTGAAGCTGGAGCCGCAAATGTATCGAGTCGCTCGAGAACTGGAATTTTGTTTTGGTCATCGCCTTCCTGAATACGATGGCAAGTGCCGGAATATCCACGGCCATAACGCTAAGGCCGTAATCACCCTGGAAGTCGAAGTGCTCGATAAGCTCGGCTTGGGAACCGATTTCGTGCAGATCAAAAGAATTGTCGGTACCTGGCTCGATCAGCATCTGGATCACAAACTGATTCTAAATGAGAGCGACCCCTATGTAGCCGAGTTCCAAAAAATGGGCATACCTCTGGTGCTTCTCCCAGTGAACCCAACGACGGAAAACATGGCGAAGTACATCTTCGACTATGCGAAGTTGCAGGGGCTACCCGTTGCGGAGGTCACGCTTTGGGAAACACCCTACTCCTACGCGACCTACCGACCGGGAAATTGATCCTTCACTTACGGCTTACTGTCTCTGCGGTTTGGGATCGAGATTCTTGGTGATATCTTCTTCGAGAACTCGCGAAGCCACTCCTTCAGCCGGCACGTCCAGCTTGCAAATCCACACCAGGGCATTCAGCACAATCTTACGGAAATCGTCGTTCTGCCAATTCTTGTGCACGTGGCCTCCCGTGAAGCCCACGCCTCGACCGCCGTCAGATCGCTCCACCGCCCACATCATATGTTCGGCTCGCCCCTTGGCTTCCTGAATGTGCTTATAAGGGCCGCGTGGATAAACGTAGGGACCGTTGCGAACGGCATCGCTCGGTACAGCTGTAAGCAGGGGGGTAATCGCCTTCCGATCGGGACGGAAGCGCATGTTGAAGTACCACTCGTCGTACGCCGTGAAGGGCTTCACACCGTTGCAAACCGGATGTTTCGGAAATTCCTTGAACTCAGGG
The genomic region above belongs to Telmatocola sphagniphila and contains:
- a CDS encoding DUF1559 domain-containing protein; translation: MRRNRRGFTLIELLVVIAIIAILIGLLLPAVQKVREAAARMKCSNNLKQLGLAVANYESAYSLLPPAGEGTVGSPGSFGTGFSNLQGYTGAPFTNGVSPGSGYYFHSLFTYLLPYIEQGNIYNQIDPYSYYNSQSPTYANHATAFQNVVPIFICPSYPFENKDSLGYGYVNYGATVYTDIVITAGQGGSSAAVGNRDKLYARQRGALDNQPAAITAITDGTSSTILIAEDAARRENYITNPSYMDPAVTAGVAIDNTSFTTRRFWRWGEQDNGFGVSGDPTQNTNPSYANSFKIINNNNQSPATDGPSTCNWKLTNNCGPNDEIFAFHTGGANVVFVDGHVQFLRDSTAPTIIASIVSRSGGEIPGDY
- a CDS encoding DUF1559 domain-containing protein; translated protein: MVQFFASRKTRRGFTLIELLVVIAIIAILIGLLLPAVQKVREAAARMKCTNNLKQLGLAMHNYESANMYFPTSGEGNDSSNQSTVMDTHSFFTQILPYVEQGNVFSKFDLNYAYNAPITDAVQNAAAAKSKIPIFLCPSNGYSQDDPKGYGQTDYMPISYTDIDPTTGARDLNSPKRYRSPGLLAVHNNISLTAGAGNYDSAGKYVPANITKRTPRNIAGVTDGLSNTMALIEDAGKNHESLSPFMLANYFDDCAACVDRSPTNRRNNYRWAEPDNGNGVSGPHQSTTSTQAKINNNASPIGGPTTCPWAKNNCGPNDEPFSFHTGGVNAVFGDGHVQFIRDSISPQTLRALCTPDQGEIVSLD
- the pnp gene encoding polyribonucleotide nucleotidyltransferase — translated: MTVTRVECALGAGTLILETGKLAKQAHGSVVVRYGDTMTLVAAVAGKLDPTRDFFPLTVDYREKPQAAGKFPGGYIKREGRPTTKEILTARLIDRPIRPLFPADYFNEVQVMCQVISADRENDPDILSMIGASAALYASPIPFQKPTGAVRVGRVNGEFVVMPSHHQMEESDLDLIVSGTKEAVAMIEGFSRELSEEVMGDAVMFGHKYIVQICELIEELREKAGMGTKPAVAASPANPLIKEMYDKFAKELRARKLTVAKLERYEKVAALKDEMKKHYFPEGATTPPEYSPGQFAQAWALLEEKVFRDIVLDGGRIDGRGFKQIRALHCEVSLLPRTHGSALFTRGETQALVTATLGTAADEQRIEGLEGEYVKKFMLDYNFPPFSVGECKPLRGPGRREIGHGMLAERSLKAVMPLPGKFPYTVRLVSDILESNGSSSMASVCGGTLALMDAGVPIQNPVAGISIGLVKEADKFILFTDIQGDEDHYGDMDFKVAGTQRGITGIQLDLKLEGIGEEIIRAALTQAKDARIEILRTMLVALRKPRGEISAYAPRLLQIKINPEKIGLLIGPGGKNIKGIQEATGAKIDIDDDGTVSIAHSDAAGAQAAKARVEALTGEVEIGKVYEGKVISVKDFGAFVEIMPGRDGLVHISELDHAYVGRVDDVLRVGDPVKVICIDIDNQDRVKLSRKALLPAPPPGEGGEAPPPEGGRPPREDRGERNDRGGGGGGRGGDRGDRGGRGGDRRR
- a CDS encoding 6-pyruvoyl trahydropterin synthase family protein; its protein translation is MYRVARELEFCFGHRLPEYDGKCRNIHGHNAKAVITLEVEVLDKLGLGTDFVQIKRIVGTWLDQHLDHKLILNESDPYVAEFQKMGIPLVLLPVNPTTENMAKYIFDYAKLQGLPVAEVTLWETPYSYATYRPGN